The nucleotide window AGATTGCCGGCCGGCCGAACTTCCACGACTCTCGTGCCCATATGAAGCGCACGCACCAGCTGCTCAAGGATCACTTCGGGCTGACGATGAAGTCCGGAACCGAACCCGAGATGGTGTGGGTCGGCGAATCGATCAAACCGAACACGATCCCCGGCTACAATCCCGCCTACCAGGTCGAATACCTCGAAGGTATGCGTCCCATCTACAAGCGCGTCCACGAATACGCGAATGCACTCGGCTTCGACATGATCGAAGGTGACTACGAGGACAAGGGCCAGATCGAACTCAACTGGAACTTCGACGAGATCGAGAGGACCGCGGACCGGCTGGTCACCTATCGACAGATCTGCTCGCAGGTCGCCCGCGAGTTCGATGTCGAAGCCTCATTCATGCCCAAACCCTTCATCGGTGAGATGGGCGCCGGATGCCACCACAACATCTCCCTGTGGGACGAGTCCGGCCGTAACACCTTCGCAGATGCGGGAGTCAAGGACCTCCACCTCTCGCAGGTCGGCCGCTGGGTCGTCGGCGGCATCATCAAGAATGCCCCGGCAATGATGCTCATCTTCGCCTCAACGGTGAACTCGTATAAGCGCTTCTGGGACCCGGGCCAGTTCGCGCCGGCAACAGCCGACTGGGGTCTCGACGACCGTGCTTCGATGATTCGGATCTCCTCGAACGGACGCGCCGAGGTGCGGGTTCCCGACGCCTCCGTCAACCCCTATCTCTCCCACTCGCTGCTGGCCGCTGCCGCAGCCGATGGGATCGGCAACCAGATCGAGCCGCCGGAAGCTGGTGCAAAGGGAGTCGACCTGCCGCGCACGCTCGGCGACGCTGTCGAAGCATTCCGCGGCAACGAGTTCATCCGCACCGCCTTGCCTCCACAGCTCGCAGAGACCTATCTCGAGATGAAGGAGAACGAGTGGGCACAGTACTGCGGCGCACTCACGCAGTGGGAGTTCGACCAGTACTGGCAGGCAATCCCGTGAGCGCGGCGGAGAGGAGAGAGCGGACCATGAATACTGGCCCGTCGGAATCCGTTGGGGCGAACAGCGGAATTCTCCGCTTGGCGTGCATCGATTCGGCTGCCGCACCGCTGTTCGACAAATCGACCGACGGCGGAGTGACTCGCACTGGCTACGAGCCCGAAGCAGCGGCACTGGTCGCTGATTCTCTCGGGCTCAGGCTCGAGTGGCACGTGGTCGCGTGGGACGACATGATTCCGTCGGTCCAGCGTGGTGACGCCGATGGTGTGTGGTGCGGGCAGGGGATCATCCCGTCCCGTGTGGCACAGCTCGACTTCACTCGCCCATACGCCGTGTTCAACGAATCCGTGTTGGTGCGGGCAGGTGATCCGGCCCGCAGTCCGGAGGACCTGCGAGGCTACAAGGTGGCGGCCATCGAGGGAAGTGCGAACATGGCCCTGGCTGAGACATTCCCCGGAGCCGAACTCGTTCCGTTCGGGCCCACCGATGATGTCTTCGGCGACATGATCCAAGCTGTCAGGGACCGCACCGTCGACGCAATGGTCGACGACGATGTGGTCACCGTTCCCCTCGGCGACGAGCCGGAATTCGACCTGGCCTTCACAGCTCAGACCCGCAACCCCTGGGGCGTCGGCGTCTCCAAGGGCCGACCGGAGCTGCTCGAACGACTCGACGAAGGGATCCGAAAGGTCATCGAGGACGGTTCGCTCGAACGTGTGTGGTCGGCATGGATGCCTCACCTTCCATTCCCCGCCGAGACTCTCGAAGCCGGACAGGTGACGACGTCTTCTGCCGATGATGTTGAAAGAACTCCGGCATGAACGAGAGGCCGTTGATCGGTGTTCCCGCAATGTCCTCGGCACAGGTGAAGGGTCTTCGCTATTCCGGCAGCGTCGTGGCCGATGCCGTGCTCCGTGCCATCGCGGTGTCTGGAGGAGAGCCGGTCGTCATCCCTCCGTCTCTGGACGGCGGACTGCTGGCACATGTCGACGGGATCGTGCTTCCCGGCGGCTCGGATATCGATCCGAGACGCTACGGGCAAATACCCGATGAGACGTATGCCGGCACCGATTTCGAGGGCCAGGACAACGCTGATGCGCGAGCCATCACGGCGGCTGAAGAGCAGGGCATTCCCACCTTGCTCATCTGCCGGGGACTGCAGCTGTGGAATGTCGAGCGCGGCGGCAGCCTGTACCAGCATTGGCCCGAATCCGAGGTCGAGCACGTCGGAACCGTCCATTCGGTTGAGGTAGCAGCGAACTCGCGACTGTCGGAGGCGCTTGGTCTCTCCGGTACGGCATACACCTCCAGTTACCACCACCAGGCCATCGACCGCCTCGGCGAGGGTCTGCAGGTTACTGCCCGCGCCGCCGACGGGTGCATCGAAGCCGTCGAAGACCCGAACCATGCGATCGTCGCGGTGCAATGGCATCCAGAGGATCGTGCGGAAACCGAAGCCGTCGACAGCGCTCTCTTCGCCTGGGTGGTCGCTCAGGCGACAGAACGCATGCGCGGCCGCCTCGGCGCCGTTGTGTGAACCGTCATCGAGGCTGGAACGCGGTGCATTTCGTCAATGGTCGAATCGATTGTCAAGGAGTGAAGTGAATCGGAATGTGCTGACGCACGACGACGTCATGCGGACGAGTCCCGCTGATTCGGCGGATGTCGAGATCGTGGTGGTCGTGCAGCTGAATATGCCTGGACAGACCGACGACTCGGTCGCTCTGCAGCGGGATCTGACTGTCACGGCCGTCGACGATCTGCATCGCCTCGGCGCGAGAGTGAGAATCCACGACGTCGGAGCCGACAGCGCACCCGATGAGGAAGCCATTGCGCGAGCCGACGGCATCCTCGTGCTCGGCGGGGGCGACGTCGACTCGCGGCTTTACGGGAACACCGGCCCGGTGCCGAACGAATACGGCAAAGATCGACGAGCCGATGATCGGGAGATCGCGGTCATCCAGTCGGCGATAGCTGACGATGCGACGCTCCTCGCGCTCTGTCGAGGATCACAGCTGCTCAACGTCGCCTGCGGCGGCTCGCTCATTCCGGACCTAGACCCTTTCGACCTGCACAAGGGCGCTCCCGGGCATCCTCTGTTCATCGACGAGACCGTGACCCTGACGCCCGGTTCCATCGTCCACGACCTCTACGGAGGCGCCGAACTCACGGTGCGCAACGGCCATCACCAGGCAGTCGACCGCGTGGGGGAGGGACTGCGGGTGGCCGCACGAGCCGCTGACGGTGTCGTCGAAGCCACCGAACGGATCGAGAACTCCTGGATCCTCGGCGTGCAGTGGCACCCAGAGGAACAAGGCGCCGATGAGCAGGACCGTCAGATCCTCTTCAGCGCTTTCCTTGAGCAGGCCAGGGCACGGAAAGCAGCCGCGCTCACGGCCTGAGCAGGCGGGCCGCGGCGTCGGCATTCCACCGCATCGGAGTGAATCGACTCTGTCCAGCCGACGTCAACCGGGATAGACGGGTTCCCTAGTCTGTAGGGACAGGAGCGGTTAATGATGAACGCTCAGGTTCGCCTCAAACAGACGTGGAGGCGGCTCCCACGGCGGGGCGGACCGTCACCCAGCGGCGCACCGCAAGCACGAGCGCGGCAATGAGACCGACGATGAGCAGCCCGTCGGCGGCGATGTAGAACAGATGCATGGCCGATCCGCCGTCGTCAACACCGGCGAGCACAGCGTCGGTGCGCTTGTTGAGCAGCGGCCTGATGACGAGGACCTTGATGATGAGCACGGCGATGAGCCCGCTGGCCAGACCTCGGTAGACACGGTCGACGCCCGACTTGAGCATCGACCACAGCAGGACCACCGCAATCGCCAGCTCGACCCAGTTCATCACGCCGAACACCAGGCGCCCGATGCCCAGTCCCAGCGGGATGGTGATGCCTGGGGCGGTGAATTTCAGCGGGGCTTCGATGAGCGAGATGCCGATGATGAGCCCGAGCCACACCGCCGGCAGAAGGACGCGTGCTCCCGCCGCCAGCCGGGTGTCCTGAGTGCTGAAGAAATTGGCCATGAACCGCATTCTACTCCCGGTAGAAAAAGGTGCTCGTGGGGGAGTGGGGACGGCCCTTAGACTGGTGCCCATGCGTCTGTTCTCCAACGCCGTTGTGCGCACCTTCGCGCCCGCTGATCATCCCGACAGTGCCGGAACCACCGACCGTGCCGATCGGCGCGACGGTGGCGGTGTCCCAACCATCGACACCCCTGTCGCGGACAACCCCACAGCCCAGGGCGCCGCGCCCGATGCGATCCTCGTCGACGGGGAGACCATCGTGGCCGTCGGCACTCGGGCCGAACTGCTCGACATCGCTGCCGCGGAGTCATCGACGACGGCGGCGCTCGCCTCGGCGGGTGGGGTGGGTGCGACCACGGTCATCCCCGGCCTCGAGATCGATGAGATCGACTGCAACGGCCAAGTCATCCTCCCCGGATTCGTCGACGGACACATCCACTCGATCATATACGCCGATTCGCTGACCGACCTCGATCTGTCCCAGACGAAATCCCTCGCCGAGGCGGTCACCGCCATCCGCGAACGAGCAGATTCCCTCCCCGTGGGCACTTGGGTTGTCGGCTCCGGCTGGGACCTCAACAAATGGGACGACCCGTCCTACCCGGACCGGACGCTCCTCGACGCCGAGGTGCCCGACCATCCCGTGGCCATGTGGTCCCTCGACCTGCACACCCTGTGGGCCAATGCCCACGCCCTCGAGATCGCCGGCATCGACGCCGAGACCCCCGATCCCTCGGGTGGCAGCTTCGTCCGCAACGATGACGGGCAGCTCACCGGGCTCGTGCGAGAAGACGCCACGGACCTCGTCGCCCGCTTCATCCCCGAACCCAGCCGTGAGGAGCAGGTCGAACGCCTCGCCGTCACGCAGAAGCTGTTCCTGTCCCAGGGGCTGACCGGCATCCACGACTTCGACGGCATCGCCTCGACGCTGGGATGGAACGACCTGCGCGAAGCCGACCGGCAGGACATGCGGGTCACGCTCTTCCTGCGCGGACCCGAAGTGCCGTGGGCAATCGAAACCGGCTGGCACACCGGCGACGGAGACGACTGGCTGCAGAGAGGCGGGCTCAAACTCTTCTCCGACGGCGCGCTCGGCTCGCACACCTCGCACATGTCCTCACCGTTTCCCGAAACCGACGGTGAGGCGGAGAACTTCGGCATCGCACAGATGACCGAGGACGAACTCTTCGACCAGGCCCGCATCGCCACCGAGGCGGGGATCTCCGTGGCCATCCACGCCATCGGCGACCAAGCCAACCACCACGTGCTCGAAGTCTTCGACCGCCTGCGCGAGATCACAGCGGCCGCCGAGGAACGCTTCGACCGTCCTTTTCGTCACCGCGTCGAACATGCTCAGTTCATCCAGCCGGGCGACGTCGCCCGCTTCGCCGAACTCGGAGTGCTCGCCTCGATGCAGCCCCGGCACTGCATCTCCGATCTGCACTTACTCCACCTCATCGACGAATCCGCGCAGCTGGCCGCCTACGCCTGGCCGGACCTGCTCGCCGCGGGTGCCCACGTGGTCTTCGGCTCCGACGGGCCTGTCGAACCTGCCAATCCGTTCGCCGCGATCTACGCGGCGATGACCAGGGCGAACATCTCTGGGGACGCAGCGACAAGCTTCCAACCGCACCGTCGGCTGAGCGCCGTCGAGGCCATCCGCCTGCACACTCAGGGGCCCGCGTTCGCCGCCGGTTTGGAGGATCGCCGCGGGTATCTGGCGCCGGGCATGGACGCCGACTTCATCGTCGTCGACACGGATCCCTGCGTCGCCGACGGACTCAACGCCGAGAGGCCGAGGACGGAAGAGCTCAACGCAGACGGCCTGCTCGGTTACGATTCCGAGGAAGCCCTCTTCGCCCACGCCGAGGCGATCCGTGACACCCGTGTCGCGCTCACCGTCGTCGGCGGAGAGATCAAATACGAAGCCTGACTGGCAGCTCTCCGACCGCCGGCCCGCACCATCACCCGAAGCCCGCACCATCACCCGCGACAGCAACCGTCACCCCCTCCGCCACCCCGCCGACAAGGAAGTCCCCACATGCCCCGCTCGTTCCTCGCCCAGGCCCGCAAGGTCGACGAGGCGACTCCTGACTCCCGCAGTCGCGAGGTCGACTTCCTCCGCGCCGCGGCGATCACCGTCGTCGTGCTCGGCCATTGGACGATCATTGCCGTCAGCGCCACCGGCGGCATCAACCCGCACGGACTTCTCGATCAAGCCCGATGGGCGCACCCGCTGACCTGGGTGTTCCAGGTGATGCCGATCTTCTTCCTCGTCGGCGGATACTCCAACGCCCTGTCGTGGCGCTCGGCGAGGCGCCGGAACACCGGGTATGGCGAATGGCTGCGAGCCCGACTGCGCCGACTCGGTCTGCCGCTCATCCCACTGCTGCTGACCTGGTTGGCCACCTGCGTCATCGCATTGGCCGCTGGTGCCGAGCCGGCCGCCGTGCAGCTGGCTTCCCAGATGGCACTGGTGCCGACCTGGTTCCTCGCCGCCTATCTGCTCGTCGTCATCGTCGCCCCGCCGTGTCTGATCCTGTGGGAGAAGTGGGGCTGGTGGTCGATCATCGTCGGCATCGGCCTGGCCGGAATCATCGACATCATCAGCATCGCCGCCGACAGCAAGCTCGCCGGCTACCCGAACTATCTGCTCGTCTGGGCGAGCTTCCACCAGTTCGGCTACGCCTGGCTCGACGGGCGACTCTCCAGCATCAAACGCTGCCTGCTGCTCTTCGTCATCGGCGCCGTCGGCCTCGGGCTCCTCGTCGGGCTCGGCCCGTACCCGGTGTCGATGATCACCGCCGGCACCGACGCGATCTCGAATTCGGCCCCGACCCGCGTGACCATGGCCTTCCTCGGCATGGCGCAGGCCGGAATCGTCCTCATGCTCCAGCGCCCACTGGCGAAACTCCTGCGCAGCCCGGGCTTGTGGTTCCTCACCGTCATGGTCAACCAGCGCATCATGACCTGGTTCCTCTGGCACCTGACCGCGCTGACAGCCCTGGCCAACATCCTCATCGCCCTCGACGCACGCGCCCTGCTGCCCACCCCGCTGACCGGCATCTGGTGGGCCACCCGACCGCTGTGGGCAATCGCTCTGCTGGCCATCACCGGAGTGCTCGTGGCGATCTTCGGCCGCTTCGAAACACCGGCACCCGACGATCGGCCTGCGCCGCCGGTGTGGAAGCCGATCGCCGCCTCGGCGGCCATCTGCGCGGGCCTGGCGATCATGGCCGACACCGGCATGGTCAACGACAACGGCGTCACCTGGATCTGGCCGCTGCTGCCGCTTGTCGGCATGCTCGCGTTCGGAGTCGTCCGCCTGCCCGGCAGACGAACCGCACAGGCCTGACCCTCGCCGAGGCGGCCCCGTCGGCGAGGTTCTGCCTGGTCAGAGGGCAGACATCGGTCAGATGTGGCGGCCGCCGGAGATCTCGGTGACGGTGCCGGTGAGGTAGCTCGACAGCCCGGAGGCGAGGAAGAGCACGACCGAGGCGACCTCCTCGGGTTCGCCGGCGCGACCGAGCGGAATGTCGGCGAGCTTCGAATCGATCGCGTGCTGAGGCATGGCCGCGGTCATCGCTGTGTTGATGAAGCCGGGCTGGATCGCGTTGATGCGGATGTTCTTGAACGCGACCTCCTTCGACACGGCTTTCGTCATGCCGACGATGCCGGCCTTCGCCGCAGAATAGTTCGACTGTCCAGGGTTGCCGACCTTGCCGCTGATCGAGGACACGTTGATGATCGAGCCGCCGCGGTCCTGTTCGCGCATGAGCGCGGTGGCGACCTTGAGCCCGTTCCACGTGCCGCGCAGGTGCACGGAGATGACGTCGTCGAACTGCTGCTCGCTCATCTTCCGGATTGTCGCATCGCGGGTGATGCCGGCGTTGTTGACCCAGATGTCGACACCGCCGAACGCGGTCGTGGCCTCTTCGGCGAGCTTCTCGACGGCTTTGAGGTCGGAGACGTTGCACACGACACCGGCGGCAACGCCCCCGCCGCCGAGCTCGGCCACGGCCTGCTGCAGGCTCTCCTCATTCATATCGGCGATCACGACCTTGGCCCCGGAATCGACGAGGCTGCGCGCCATCGACAGTCCGAGTCCCTGCCCGCCGCCGGTGACGACGGCGACCTTGCCGGTGAGCAGCCCGGGAATGGCGGTGACTCCGCCGGTCTCGGTGACGGTGATGCCGGAGTCGGCCGGGGTGGAATTCGATGCGGTGGTGTCTGTCATGGTGGTTCCTTTCGTTCGTGTGCGGTGCGATCCTCGCCGAGGTGGCCCACCGTAGTCATTGTTCGTGAAGGTGCAGTGAAGGTCAGTGCAGTGAAGACGCGGGTCAGAGGTTGAATTGGGGCTTGTGCGCGCCCTTGAGCAGCTGCTTGGCGACGACGACGCGCTGGACCTCGGAGGTGCCTTCGTAGATGCGGAACAGGCGGGCGTGACGGTAGAAGCGTTCGACCGCGGACTCGCGCATATAGCCCATTCCGCCCTGGATCTGCACGCCCTTGTCGGCGATGCGGGCGAGTGCTTCGGAGGCGAAGAGCTTCGCCGAGGAGGGGCCGAGCTTGCGGTCGGTCTCGGCGTCCCAGCGCTGTGCGGCCGAGAGGACGAGCGCCTTGGCGGCGGCCACCTCGGTGTAGATGTCGGCGAGCATCGCTTGGACGAGCTGGAACCGGGCGATCGGCTCCCCGCCCTGTTTCGCCTCGGCGGCGAAGCGCACGGATTCGTCGAGGATGCGGATGGACTGGCCGACACAGATGGCGGCGATGTGCAGGCGGCCCTTGTTGAGCGAGGCCATCGCCGCGTAGAAGCCCTTCTCCTCCTCACCACCGATGAGGTTGGCGGCGGGCACGCGGACGTCGTCGAAGAAGATCTCCGAGGTCCAGGCTCCGGCCTGACCCATCTTGTGATCGTGGGGTCCGACGGTCACGCCTGCGGACTTCGTGGGCACGAGGAAGACGGAGATGCCCTTCGAGCCGGTGGCGTTGGGGTCGGTGCGGGCGAAGACCATGAGCACATCGGAGGTCTCGGCGTTGGTGATGAACCGTTTGGAGCCGTTGATGATGTAGTCATCACCGTCGCGCACGGCCTTCGTCCGCAGACCCGAGGGATCGGAGCCTGCCTCGGACTCGGTGAGAGCGAAGGACGCGACGACGTCTCCGGAGGCCAGGCGGGGCAGCCACTCGGACTTCTGCTCATCGGTGCCGTAGTTGACGAGCACCTGCCCGGCGATGCCGTTGTTCGTGCCGAACAGGGACCGGAACGACGGTGTCGTATAGCCGAGTTCCATGGCCAGCAGGGCGTCCTGTTCGGCGTTGAGGCCGAGGCCGCCGTACTCCTCGGGCAGAGCCCAGCCGAAGAGGCCCATCTCGGCGGACTCTTTGATGATCGATTCGGGGAAAGCATCCTCGTCTTCGACCTGGGTCTCAAGCGGGACG belongs to Brevibacterium spongiae and includes:
- a CDS encoding amidohydrolase produces the protein MRLFSNAVVRTFAPADHPDSAGTTDRADRRDGGGVPTIDTPVADNPTAQGAAPDAILVDGETIVAVGTRAELLDIAAAESSTTAALASAGGVGATTVIPGLEIDEIDCNGQVILPGFVDGHIHSIIYADSLTDLDLSQTKSLAEAVTAIRERADSLPVGTWVVGSGWDLNKWDDPSYPDRTLLDAEVPDHPVAMWSLDLHTLWANAHALEIAGIDAETPDPSGGSFVRNDDGQLTGLVREDATDLVARFIPEPSREEQVERLAVTQKLFLSQGLTGIHDFDGIASTLGWNDLREADRQDMRVTLFLRGPEVPWAIETGWHTGDGDDWLQRGGLKLFSDGALGSHTSHMSSPFPETDGEAENFGIAQMTEDELFDQARIATEAGISVAIHAIGDQANHHVLEVFDRLREITAAAEERFDRPFRHRVEHAQFIQPGDVARFAELGVLASMQPRHCISDLHLLHLIDESAQLAAYAWPDLLAAGAHVVFGSDGPVEPANPFAAIYAAMTRANISGDAATSFQPHRRLSAVEAIRLHTQGPAFAAGLEDRRGYLAPGMDADFIVVDTDPCVADGLNAERPRTEELNADGLLGYDSEEALFAHAEAIRDTRVALTVVGGEIKYEA
- a CDS encoding gamma-glutamyl-gamma-aminobutyrate hydrolase family protein, with the protein product MNERPLIGVPAMSSAQVKGLRYSGSVVADAVLRAIAVSGGEPVVIPPSLDGGLLAHVDGIVLPGGSDIDPRRYGQIPDETYAGTDFEGQDNADARAITAAEEQGIPTLLICRGLQLWNVERGGSLYQHWPESEVEHVGTVHSVEVAANSRLSEALGLSGTAYTSSYHHQAIDRLGEGLQVTARAADGCIEAVEDPNHAIVAVQWHPEDRAETEAVDSALFAWVVAQATERMRGRLGAVV
- a CDS encoding gamma-glutamyl-gamma-aminobutyrate hydrolase family protein encodes the protein MNRNVLTHDDVMRTSPADSADVEIVVVVQLNMPGQTDDSVALQRDLTVTAVDDLHRLGARVRIHDVGADSAPDEEAIARADGILVLGGGDVDSRLYGNTGPVPNEYGKDRRADDREIAVIQSAIADDATLLALCRGSQLLNVACGGSLIPDLDPFDLHKGAPGHPLFIDETVTLTPGSIVHDLYGGAELTVRNGHHQAVDRVGEGLRVAARAADGVVEATERIENSWILGVQWHPEEQGADEQDRQILFSAFLEQARARKAAALTA
- the fabG gene encoding 3-oxoacyl-ACP reductase FabG, translating into MTDTTASNSTPADSGITVTETGGVTAIPGLLTGKVAVVTGGGQGLGLSMARSLVDSGAKVVIADMNEESLQQAVAELGGGGVAAGVVCNVSDLKAVEKLAEEATTAFGGVDIWVNNAGITRDATIRKMSEQQFDDVISVHLRGTWNGLKVATALMREQDRGGSIINVSSISGKVGNPGQSNYSAAKAGIVGMTKAVSKEVAFKNIRINAIQPGFINTAMTAAMPQHAIDSKLADIPLGRAGEPEEVASVVLFLASGLSSYLTGTVTEISGGRHI
- a CDS encoding substrate-binding periplasmic protein: MNTGPSESVGANSGILRLACIDSAAAPLFDKSTDGGVTRTGYEPEAAALVADSLGLRLEWHVVAWDDMIPSVQRGDADGVWCGQGIIPSRVAQLDFTRPYAVFNESVLVRAGDPARSPEDLRGYKVAAIEGSANMALAETFPGAELVPFGPTDDVFGDMIQAVRDRTVDAMVDDDVVTVPLGDEPEFDLAFTAQTRNPWGVGVSKGRPELLERLDEGIRKVIEDGSLERVWSAWMPHLPFPAETLEAGQVTTSSADDVERTPA
- a CDS encoding glutamine synthetase family protein; translated protein: MDNDTVEEIKEKIERSGVEYLYYMVPTLRSRTVAKMVPAKHIVRNLDKGVNFTRNALMDFQNDVFGNPIGADIRSKEFVAMPEPDSFNQLPWDKSIGRIFCSTYEPDHLGEIAGRPNFHDSRAHMKRTHQLLKDHFGLTMKSGTEPEMVWVGESIKPNTIPGYNPAYQVEYLEGMRPIYKRVHEYANALGFDMIEGDYEDKGQIELNWNFDEIERTADRLVTYRQICSQVAREFDVEASFMPKPFIGEMGAGCHHNISLWDESGRNTFADAGVKDLHLSQVGRWVVGGIIKNAPAMMLIFASTVNSYKRFWDPGQFAPATADWGLDDRASMIRISSNGRAEVRVPDASVNPYLSHSLLAAAAADGIGNQIEPPEAGAKGVDLPRTLGDAVEAFRGNEFIRTALPPQLAETYLEMKENEWAQYCGALTQWEFDQYWQAIP
- a CDS encoding acyltransferase family protein is translated as MPRSFLAQARKVDEATPDSRSREVDFLRAAAITVVVLGHWTIIAVSATGGINPHGLLDQARWAHPLTWVFQVMPIFFLVGGYSNALSWRSARRRNTGYGEWLRARLRRLGLPLIPLLLTWLATCVIALAAGAEPAAVQLASQMALVPTWFLAAYLLVVIVAPPCLILWEKWGWWSIIVGIGLAGIIDIISIAADSKLAGYPNYLLVWASFHQFGYAWLDGRLSSIKRCLLLFVIGAVGLGLLVGLGPYPVSMITAGTDAISNSAPTRVTMAFLGMAQAGIVLMLQRPLAKLLRSPGLWFLTVMVNQRIMTWFLWHLTALTALANILIALDARALLPTPLTGIWWATRPLWAIALLAITGVLVAIFGRFETPAPDDRPAPPVWKPIAASAAICAGLAIMADTGMVNDNGVTWIWPLLPLVGMLAFGVVRLPGRRTAQA
- a CDS encoding acyl-CoA dehydrogenase family protein, which codes for MDNTELDDILSAVREFIREKVVPLETQVEDEDAFPESIIKESAEMGLFGWALPEEYGGLGLNAEQDALLAMELGYTTPSFRSLFGTNNGIAGQVLVNYGTDEQKSEWLPRLASGDVVASFALTESEAGSDPSGLRTKAVRDGDDYIINGSKRFITNAETSDVLMVFARTDPNATGSKGISVFLVPTKSAGVTVGPHDHKMGQAGAWTSEIFFDDVRVPAANLIGGEEEKGFYAAMASLNKGRLHIAAICVGQSIRILDESVRFAAEAKQGGEPIARFQLVQAMLADIYTEVAAAKALVLSAAQRWDAETDRKLGPSSAKLFASEALARIADKGVQIQGGMGYMRESAVERFYRHARLFRIYEGTSEVQRVVVAKQLLKGAHKPQFNL